A genomic region of Streptomyces rimosus contains the following coding sequences:
- a CDS encoding type I polyketide synthase, protein MTPASRDIAVIGMAGRFPGAPDLDAFWANLRDGVESITALSEDDLLAEGIGRELFERDDYVRVASLLGGHDLFDARFFGFSAREAALLDPQQRLFLECSWHALEDAALDPASVRRGGIFAGANMPAYWMSNLLGGRRIVLDADVFEQQIHNDKDYLATRTAHRLGFTGPAVSVQTACSTSLVAVHEGIKALLVDECDVVLAGGVCVRVPQRAGYLAERGMVHSPDGHCRPFDARGAGTVFGNGVGVVVLKRLADALADGDRVLAVVKGSAVNNDGTDKVGFTAPGVAGQERVVREALRVAGVPARSVTAVEAHGTATPIGDPIEIKALTRAFRDTTDASGFCSVGSVKGNIGHLESAAGIAGFIKAVLQLRHRQLAPTVHFTEPNPRIDFAATPFRVDAALRTWDAAEFPRRIGVSAFGIGGTNAHVILEEPPRTTAADGAKTDGPQLLVLSAKSPEALDTATRRLTARLAEPGAPDLADAAYTLQTGRSPMRHRRTLLRTGSGPYAEHTGESGTGRLKTVFLFPGQGAQYPGMGSELHAAEPVFAEHLDHCAEVLRGELGFDVGELLLNRDAPAERLTATEVAQPALFTVEYALARLLASWGITPDGMAGHSLGEYVAACLAGVFTVEEALRLVALRGRLMAARPAGAMLSVQAPEERIRELLVDGVDIAAVNAPELCVASGPEPLVAELAERLAAEGVSARPLHTSHAFHSPMMEPAVAPFTDAVRAARPAAPRLPFASGVTGAAITAEQATDPAYWGEHIRRPVRFADALRAALPTGRCALVEVGPGTTLSSLARAALGARKGLTVVRTMPRPTEAESERATLLSGVGDLWLAGAEVDWRALHRVPRRRVALPGYPFARERYWIEPRGGQQTAGTSEERHPERPQTRTARPGGLRTAYAAPDSETEKQVVALWEEFLEYEPVGVQDDFFELGGHSLLATRIANRLTEVLRTQVSVRDVLTHATPARLAAVLDGRGN, encoded by the coding sequence ATGACGCCCGCTTCCCGGGACATCGCGGTCATCGGGATGGCGGGGCGCTTCCCCGGCGCCCCGGACCTCGACGCGTTCTGGGCGAACCTGCGGGACGGCGTGGAGTCGATCACCGCGCTGAGCGAGGACGACCTGCTCGCCGAGGGCATCGGACGGGAGCTGTTCGAGCGGGACGACTACGTCCGCGTCGCCTCGCTCCTGGGGGGCCACGACCTCTTCGACGCCCGGTTCTTCGGCTTCAGCGCGCGCGAGGCCGCCCTGCTCGACCCGCAGCAGCGGCTCTTCCTGGAGTGCTCCTGGCACGCCCTGGAGGACGCCGCCCTGGACCCGGCGTCGGTCCGCCGCGGCGGCATCTTCGCCGGGGCCAACATGCCCGCGTACTGGATGTCGAACCTCCTGGGCGGCCGGCGCATCGTGCTCGACGCGGACGTGTTCGAGCAGCAGATCCACAACGACAAGGACTACCTCGCCACCCGCACCGCGCACCGCCTCGGCTTCACCGGGCCCGCGGTCAGCGTGCAGACCGCCTGCTCGACCTCACTGGTCGCCGTGCACGAGGGCATCAAGGCGCTGCTCGTGGACGAGTGCGACGTGGTGCTCGCCGGCGGGGTCTGCGTCCGGGTGCCGCAGCGCGCGGGCTACCTCGCCGAGCGCGGCATGGTGCACTCCCCGGACGGCCACTGCCGCCCCTTCGACGCGCGCGGCGCCGGCACCGTCTTCGGCAACGGCGTGGGCGTCGTCGTCCTCAAGCGGCTGGCCGACGCGCTGGCCGACGGCGACCGCGTGCTGGCCGTCGTCAAGGGGTCCGCCGTCAACAACGACGGTACGGACAAGGTCGGCTTCACCGCGCCCGGGGTCGCCGGACAGGAGCGGGTGGTCCGCGAGGCGCTGCGGGTCGCGGGCGTGCCCGCGCGCAGCGTCACGGCCGTCGAGGCGCACGGCACGGCCACCCCGATCGGCGACCCGATCGAGATCAAGGCGCTCACCCGGGCGTTCCGGGACACCACCGACGCGAGCGGCTTCTGCTCCGTCGGGTCGGTCAAGGGCAACATCGGGCACCTGGAGTCGGCGGCGGGCATCGCCGGATTCATCAAGGCGGTCCTCCAGCTGCGCCACCGGCAGCTCGCGCCCACGGTGCATTTCACCGAGCCCAATCCGCGCATCGACTTCGCGGCGACGCCGTTCCGGGTCGACGCGGCGCTGCGCACCTGGGATGCGGCGGAGTTCCCGCGCCGTATCGGGGTCAGCGCTTTCGGCATCGGCGGGACCAACGCACACGTGATCCTGGAGGAGCCACCGCGCACCACGGCCGCCGACGGAGCCAAGACCGACGGGCCGCAGCTGCTCGTACTGTCGGCGAAGAGCCCCGAGGCCCTGGACACCGCGACGCGACGGCTGACCGCCCGGCTCGCGGAGCCCGGCGCCCCGGACCTCGCGGACGCGGCGTACACCCTGCAGACCGGCCGGTCACCGATGCGCCACCGCCGCACCCTCCTCCGTACGGGGAGCGGGCCGTACGCGGAACACACGGGGGAGAGCGGCACCGGACGGCTCAAGACGGTGTTCCTGTTCCCCGGCCAGGGAGCCCAGTACCCGGGCATGGGCAGCGAGTTGCACGCGGCGGAGCCGGTCTTCGCCGAACACCTCGACCACTGCGCCGAGGTGCTGCGCGGCGAACTGGGCTTTGACGTGGGGGAATTGCTGTTGAACCGCGATGCTCCGGCAGAGCGGCTGACGGCGACCGAGGTGGCGCAGCCCGCGCTGTTCACCGTCGAGTACGCGCTCGCCCGGCTGCTGGCCTCCTGGGGCATCACGCCGGACGGCATGGCCGGCCACAGCCTCGGGGAGTACGTCGCCGCCTGCCTCGCGGGCGTGTTCACCGTCGAGGAGGCGCTGCGGCTGGTGGCGCTGCGCGGCCGGCTGATGGCCGCACGCCCGGCCGGGGCGATGCTGTCGGTCCAGGCCCCGGAGGAGCGGATACGCGAACTGCTCGTGGACGGCGTGGACATCGCGGCCGTCAACGCGCCCGAACTGTGCGTGGCTTCGGGCCCCGAACCCCTCGTCGCCGAACTGGCCGAGCGCCTCGCTGCCGAGGGCGTCTCCGCCCGGCCGCTGCACACCTCGCACGCCTTCCATTCCCCGATGATGGAACCGGCCGTCGCGCCGTTCACCGACGCCGTACGGGCCGCGCGCCCGGCGGCGCCACGGCTGCCGTTCGCCTCCGGCGTCACGGGCGCGGCCATCACCGCGGAGCAGGCCACCGACCCCGCCTACTGGGGCGAACACATCCGCCGCCCCGTACGGTTCGCCGACGCGCTGCGCGCCGCCCTGCCCACCGGCCGTTGCGCCCTGGTCGAGGTCGGACCGGGCACCACCCTCTCCTCGCTGGCCAGAGCGGCGCTCGGCGCGCGGAAGGGGCTGACTGTCGTCCGTACGATGCCGCGGCCCACGGAGGCGGAGAGCGAGCGGGCCACCCTGCTCTCCGGCGTCGGTGACCTGTGGCTCGCGGGAGCGGAGGTGGACTGGCGCGCGCTGCACCGGGTTCCGCGGCGGCGGGTCGCGCTGCCGGGGTATCCGTTCGCCCGCGAGCGGTACTGGATCGAGCCGCGCGGCGGTCAGCAGACGGCGGGCACTTCGGAGGAGCGGCACCCCGAGCGGCCGCAGACGCGGACGGCCCGGCCCGGCGGGCTGCGGACGGCGTACGCTGCCCCGGACAGCGAGACGGAGAAGCAAGTCGTCGCGCTGTGGGAGGAGTTCCTGGAGTACGAACCCGTCGGCGTGCAGGACGACTTCTTCGAACTCGGCGGGCACTCGCTGCTCGCGACCCGCATCGCCAACCGTCTGACCGAGGTGCTGCGGACGCAGGTGTCCGTACGCGATGTGCTCACGCACGCCACGCCGGCCCGGCTGGCGGCCGTGCTGGACGGGCGGGGGAACTGA
- a CDS encoding CGNR zinc finger domain-containing protein, with amino-acid sequence MQLNPYGEDPVRFVTDLTNSPPTSASELAERCEAAGMVLDRPATDDDLAEVLDYLARWAEVVDAPTDERRAALLNTLLAEASTHPRLTDHADGGWHIHYREDDLGAAGILRAVASVGTALHLTGLGMHRLGRCALAECPNAYADFTRAGRQRYCSHACANRDAVRRHRAKRAA; translated from the coding sequence ATGCAGCTGAACCCTTACGGGGAGGACCCCGTCCGCTTCGTGACCGACCTCACCAACTCCCCGCCCACCAGCGCCTCCGAGCTGGCCGAACGCTGCGAGGCGGCGGGCATGGTCCTCGACCGGCCCGCCACGGACGACGACCTCGCCGAGGTGCTGGACTACCTCGCCCGCTGGGCGGAGGTCGTCGACGCCCCCACGGACGAGCGGCGCGCCGCCCTGCTCAACACGCTGCTCGCCGAGGCGTCCACCCACCCCCGGCTGACCGACCACGCCGACGGCGGCTGGCACATCCACTACCGCGAGGACGACCTCGGGGCCGCGGGCATCCTGCGGGCGGTGGCCAGCGTCGGCACCGCGCTGCACCTGACCGGCCTGGGCATGCACCGGCTGGGCCGCTGCGCACTGGCCGAATGCCCCAACGCCTACGCGGACTTCACCCGCGCCGGGCGCCAGCGGTACTGCTCGCACGCCTGCGCCAACCGCGACGCGGTGCGCCGCCACCGCGCCAAGCGCGCGGCCTGA
- a CDS encoding MFS transporter gives MDSPLADGRPVAVGEAPPAPAPAQTPATPRPTPGKWLPLVATCLGTFMLLVYATIVTVALPQMARDLHAGFGSLQWIVDVYTLALAGLLLGMGSLGDNLGRKRLYVLGLAVFTAATLACGLAPDVGVLIAARAVQGVAGAAMFATLLPLIGLTYTGRDRAKAFAVWGAVAGAAAGIGNVAGGMLTQFLSWQWIFYGAVPVCAATIALSLKVLVNDASRPTRIDWAGIVTFTLAAIGITFGFIRGGEAGWTDTTTLLGFAVGAVLLVVFVLVERAVTHPMLPLELFRKPAFDGMLLAACGYYLAAFGFLPVLSLWLQNGVGLSSFATSLVITVQPAAFFATSALVGSALHRIPARWTLGGGSVVVGVGNLVLLMVGPGSSWPALLPGLVITGVGAGLVSPVLPAVAMSAAPAAHSGVAAAAANSARQLGLALGIALLGTFFHQYVPDSGPAPGTAYADGLDAVFLLAGVITLAAGLAAMWLLGIRGRTSKEVVGTV, from the coding sequence ATGGATTCACCACTGGCCGACGGGCGCCCCGTTGCCGTCGGAGAAGCACCCCCGGCACCCGCGCCCGCACAGACCCCCGCAACTCCCCGCCCCACCCCCGGCAAATGGCTCCCCCTGGTCGCCACATGCCTGGGCACCTTCATGCTCCTCGTCTACGCGACGATCGTGACGGTGGCGCTGCCGCAGATGGCGCGAGACCTGCACGCGGGCTTCGGATCGCTCCAGTGGATCGTCGACGTCTACACCCTCGCCCTCGCCGGCCTGCTGCTCGGCATGGGCTCCCTCGGCGACAACCTGGGGCGCAAGCGCCTGTACGTCCTCGGCCTGGCCGTCTTCACCGCCGCCACCCTCGCCTGCGGCCTCGCCCCGGACGTCGGGGTGCTGATCGCCGCCCGCGCGGTCCAGGGCGTCGCGGGCGCCGCGATGTTCGCCACGCTGCTGCCGCTGATCGGCCTGACCTACACCGGCCGCGACCGGGCCAAGGCGTTCGCCGTCTGGGGCGCGGTCGCGGGCGCCGCGGCCGGCATCGGCAACGTCGCGGGCGGCATGCTCACCCAGTTCCTGTCCTGGCAGTGGATCTTCTACGGTGCCGTGCCGGTCTGCGCCGCCACCATCGCCCTGTCCCTGAAGGTGCTGGTCAACGACGCCAGCCGGCCGACCCGCATCGACTGGGCGGGCATCGTGACGTTCACCCTGGCAGCGATCGGCATCACCTTCGGCTTCATCCGCGGCGGCGAGGCGGGCTGGACGGACACCACCACCCTGCTCGGCTTCGCCGTCGGCGCCGTCCTGCTCGTCGTCTTCGTCCTGGTCGAGCGGGCCGTCACCCACCCGATGCTCCCGCTGGAACTGTTCCGCAAGCCCGCCTTCGACGGCATGCTCCTCGCCGCCTGCGGCTACTACCTGGCCGCGTTCGGCTTCCTGCCGGTGCTCTCCCTCTGGCTCCAGAACGGCGTGGGGCTCAGCTCCTTCGCCACCTCCCTGGTCATCACCGTCCAGCCGGCGGCCTTCTTCGCCACCTCCGCCCTGGTCGGCAGCGCCCTGCACCGCATCCCCGCCCGCTGGACCCTCGGCGGCGGCTCCGTGGTGGTCGGCGTGGGCAACCTCGTGCTGCTGATGGTGGGGCCCGGCTCGTCCTGGCCGGCGCTGCTCCCCGGACTGGTGATCACCGGCGTCGGCGCGGGGCTTGTCTCGCCGGTCCTGCCTGCCGTCGCCATGTCCGCCGCGCCCGCCGCGCACAGCGGTGTCGCCGCCGCGGCCGCCAACAGCGCCCGCCAGCTCGGCCTCGCCCTGGGCATCGCGCTGCTGGGCACCTTCTTCCACCAGTACGTGCCGGACAGCGGCCCGGCCCCGGGCACGGCGTACGCCGACGGGCTGGACGCGGTATTCCTCCTCGCGGGCGTCATCACCCTGGCCGCCGGACTCGCCGCGATGTGGCTCCTCGGAATCCGGGGGCGTACATCCAAGGAGGTTGTGGGCACGGTGTGA
- a CDS encoding allene oxide cyclase barrel-like domain-containing protein, translating to MTPTPSPLPVPGIPAMCPQCLTALDGPLPDVGQTKSGTGCVVRTGLAEHADITFHAATTVGPTVGDRNTHVDRLTDAHGTTVGTITGGGWKVFEHPRDGHVLSYYREEIEFPDGTVVTSGWMDSTAVWSGQWQSLHAVGTGGAYHGLVGVRQIRQEEPRRLFRANIVLCATGGR from the coding sequence ATGACCCCCACCCCCAGTCCGCTGCCGGTGCCCGGCATTCCCGCGATGTGCCCGCAGTGTCTGACCGCCCTCGACGGCCCGCTGCCGGACGTCGGGCAGACCAAGAGCGGCACGGGGTGCGTCGTACGGACCGGGCTCGCCGAGCACGCGGACATCACCTTTCACGCCGCCACCACGGTGGGGCCCACGGTCGGGGACCGGAACACCCACGTGGACCGCCTCACCGACGCCCACGGGACCACCGTGGGCACCATCACCGGCGGCGGCTGGAAGGTGTTCGAACACCCCCGGGACGGCCATGTGCTGTCCTACTACCGCGAGGAGATCGAGTTCCCGGACGGCACGGTCGTCACGTCCGGCTGGATGGACTCCACCGCCGTGTGGTCCGGCCAGTGGCAGAGCCTGCACGCGGTCGGCACCGGCGGCGCCTACCACGGCCTGGTCGGCGTGCGGCAGATCCGGCAGGAGGAACCCCGCCGGCTGTTCCGCGCCAACATCGTCCTGTGCGCCACCGGCGGCAGGTGA
- a CDS encoding MFS transporter, whose product MSSLGRARWGIGALLAGGLLVNFADRTVLSVAAPQLADEFGWSLSRLGVVLAAFSWSYGLVQLPAGALVDRIGVKWLNRVAVTLWGVASLLLAVAGGLGLIIVSRLLLGIAEGPFMLSAAKATATWFPTAERGRATALFDGATKLANVIGLPVLALVVSTWGWRAGFQFTGVLSLLFAAVWWWRYRDPAEHPRLGAAERAHLAAGGARVTDRPRGSVLRPVLRSGRLWTMALGFACYGYAINVVLTWMPEFFQRQFGTRTLGSGLYSAVPWIVATVAELALGGWLADRLVRGGRDPMKVRRTVLTCGLAVGASVGLAGTAPNGPAAMGWMSLSLGGLAVAAPAAWSLPGLLAPPGAVGAAGGLMNFANAAATTTGVVFTGWLAEVTGSFGAPFVFAAAVLGAGILLYRRLLAPRPGQAPAAAPRTEGDEALAL is encoded by the coding sequence GTGTCTTCCCTCGGACGCGCCCGGTGGGGCATCGGCGCCCTCCTGGCGGGCGGCCTGCTCGTCAACTTCGCGGACCGTACGGTGCTGTCCGTCGCGGCGCCGCAGCTGGCCGACGAGTTCGGGTGGAGCCTGAGCCGGCTGGGCGTCGTCCTCGCGGCGTTCAGCTGGTCCTACGGGCTGGTCCAGCTGCCGGCCGGCGCGCTGGTGGACCGGATCGGCGTCAAGTGGCTCAACCGCGTCGCGGTGACGCTGTGGGGCGTGGCCAGCCTGCTGCTCGCGGTCGCGGGCGGGCTCGGCCTGATCATCGTCTCGCGGCTGCTGCTGGGCATCGCCGAGGGGCCCTTCATGCTCAGCGCCGCGAAGGCCACCGCCACGTGGTTCCCCACCGCCGAACGCGGCCGCGCGACCGCGCTCTTCGACGGGGCCACGAAACTGGCCAACGTCATCGGGCTGCCGGTGCTCGCCCTCGTGGTGAGCACCTGGGGCTGGCGCGCCGGATTCCAGTTCACCGGCGTGCTCAGCCTGCTGTTCGCCGCCGTGTGGTGGTGGCGCTACCGGGACCCGGCCGAACACCCCCGGCTGGGCGCCGCCGAGCGCGCGCACCTGGCGGCCGGCGGCGCGCGCGTCACCGACCGGCCGCGCGGCTCCGTCCTGCGCCCGGTGCTGCGCTCCGGCCGCCTGTGGACGATGGCGCTCGGCTTCGCCTGCTACGGCTACGCCATCAACGTCGTCCTGACCTGGATGCCGGAGTTCTTCCAGCGGCAGTTCGGCACCCGCACCCTGGGCTCCGGCCTGTACTCGGCGGTCCCCTGGATCGTGGCCACCGTCGCCGAACTCGCCCTCGGCGGCTGGCTGGCCGACCGTCTCGTACGGGGCGGACGCGACCCGATGAAGGTCCGCAGGACCGTGCTGACCTGCGGCCTCGCGGTGGGCGCGTCCGTCGGCCTCGCGGGTACGGCGCCCAACGGCCCGGCCGCCATGGGGTGGATGTCGCTCTCCCTCGGCGGGCTCGCGGTCGCGGCCCCGGCGGCCTGGAGCCTGCCCGGCCTGCTCGCGCCGCCCGGCGCGGTGGGCGCGGCCGGCGGGCTGATGAACTTCGCCAACGCCGCCGCCACCACGACGGGTGTGGTGTTCACCGGCTGGCTGGCGGAGGTGACCGGGTCGTTCGGCGCGCCCTTCGTGTTCGCCGCCGCCGTCCTGGGCGCCGGGATCCTGCTGTACCGGCGGCTGCTCGCGCCGCGTCCCGGGCAGGCGCCCGCGGCCGCGCCCCGCACGGAAGGAGACGAAGCCCTGGCCCTATAG
- a CDS encoding UDP-N-acetylmuramate dehydrogenase, whose amino-acid sequence MHIAYGVPLAPMTTLHLGGPATALAELRDLADFPAVVAWANRYGTAPFCLGHGSNVLVSDAGSSRPVLRLATRGVEVRGTAPDGRVLVEAQVGHPLRDLVETTVEEGLSGLEMLSGIPGTVGATPVQNVGAYGQEIGDCLVRVRAWDWKLGRAVTLSAAECALGHRTSKFKGTTRWTLLTLVLALRPSLLSAPITYRSVAGVLDVPVGSRVPLRDAARAVLTVRRGKGMVLEDSGIDHRTVGSVFLSPEVTGAQQARLRAAGAPLNSFPDGSTRVSASWLIHRAGFGLRTAVADGVRVSSRHYTLVARSGASAASFGQAVGTVHRAVLRHTGVALTSEVDFLGDSRTYPPGWPSPAAPAGTARPPRP is encoded by the coding sequence TTGCACATCGCGTACGGAGTACCGCTGGCGCCGATGACCACGCTGCACCTGGGAGGCCCGGCCACCGCCCTCGCCGAACTGAGGGACCTCGCGGACTTCCCCGCCGTCGTCGCCTGGGCGAACCGGTACGGCACCGCGCCCTTCTGCCTCGGGCACGGCAGCAACGTCCTCGTCAGCGACGCGGGGAGCAGCCGCCCCGTACTGCGCCTGGCGACCCGCGGCGTCGAGGTGCGCGGGACCGCGCCCGACGGGCGGGTCCTGGTCGAGGCGCAGGTCGGCCACCCGCTGCGGGACCTGGTCGAGACGACCGTCGAAGAGGGCCTGTCCGGGCTGGAGATGCTCAGCGGCATCCCCGGCACGGTCGGTGCCACCCCGGTGCAGAACGTGGGCGCGTACGGCCAGGAGATCGGCGACTGCCTCGTGCGGGTACGGGCGTGGGACTGGAAGCTGGGCCGCGCGGTGACCCTGTCCGCCGCCGAATGCGCCCTGGGCCACCGCACCAGCAAGTTCAAGGGAACCACCCGCTGGACGCTGCTCACCCTGGTCCTCGCGCTGCGGCCGTCCCTGCTGAGCGCACCCATCACCTACCGCAGCGTCGCCGGCGTCCTGGACGTCCCGGTGGGCAGCCGGGTGCCGCTCCGGGACGCCGCGCGGGCCGTGCTGACCGTGCGCCGCGGCAAGGGCATGGTGCTGGAGGACTCCGGCATCGACCACCGTACGGTCGGCAGCGTCTTCCTGAGCCCCGAGGTCACCGGCGCGCAGCAGGCGCGGCTGCGCGCGGCCGGTGCCCCGCTGAACTCCTTCCCCGACGGCTCGACCCGGGTCAGCGCCAGCTGGCTGATCCACCGGGCCGGTTTCGGGCTGCGGACGGCCGTCGCCGACGGCGTCCGCGTCTCCTCCCGGCACTACACGCTGGTCGCGCGGTCGGGCGCGAGCGCGGCCAGCTTCGGGCAGGCCGTCGGCACCGTGCACCGCGCCGTCCTGCGGCACACCGGCGTGGCGCTCACCTCAGAAGTCGACTTCCTCGGCGACTCGCGGACGTACCCGCCCGGTTGGCCGTCACCAGCAGCACCAGCAGGTACGGCCCGCCCACCACGCCCGTGA
- a CDS encoding FecCD family ABC transporter permease has product MSVRTRSVRGAVRRRRARPVVVVLALAVLLTAVALLVVGDFVVPLPEVIGVITGRADWKSQLFVLDIRLPRVLTGLLAGLGFGMSGAIFQSLVRNPLASPDVIGITSGASAAAATCIVALGLGGMAVSAGALAGALVTAVAIYLLSWRGGLSGQRLVLVGIGATALLSSLVSYLMTSAAVWDAQQVLIWLTGSLSGRTWTHTTTLACCLVPLALAAAALARPLNVLCLGDDLARGLGLWVERSRLALLLTGVGLAATATAAAGPVAFVALVSAPVARRLVRDGGPALAASALVGALVTLVSDFVAEHAFTPVELPVGVVTGVVGGPYLLVLLVTANRAGTSASRRGSRLLR; this is encoded by the coding sequence GTGAGCGTGCGGACCAGGAGCGTCCGCGGCGCCGTGCGACGGCGGCGCGCCCGTCCCGTGGTGGTCGTGCTGGCCCTGGCGGTGCTGCTGACCGCCGTCGCCCTGCTGGTGGTCGGCGACTTCGTCGTACCGCTGCCCGAGGTGATCGGTGTGATCACCGGCCGGGCGGACTGGAAGAGCCAGTTGTTCGTCCTCGACATCCGGCTCCCCCGCGTGCTCACCGGGCTGCTGGCCGGTCTGGGGTTCGGCATGTCGGGCGCGATCTTCCAGAGTCTGGTACGCAATCCGCTGGCCAGCCCGGACGTCATCGGCATCACCTCCGGCGCGAGCGCGGCGGCCGCGACCTGCATCGTGGCGCTGGGGCTCGGCGGTATGGCGGTCTCGGCGGGTGCGCTGGCCGGGGCGCTGGTCACCGCCGTGGCGATCTATCTGCTGTCGTGGCGCGGCGGGCTGTCCGGCCAACGGCTGGTGCTGGTCGGGATCGGTGCGACGGCCCTGTTGTCCAGCCTGGTCTCGTACTTGATGACCAGCGCGGCGGTCTGGGACGCGCAGCAGGTGCTGATCTGGCTGACCGGCAGTCTCAGCGGCCGCACCTGGACGCACACCACGACGCTGGCCTGCTGTCTGGTGCCGCTGGCCCTGGCGGCTGCCGCGCTGGCCCGTCCTCTGAACGTGCTGTGCCTCGGTGACGACCTGGCCCGGGGCCTGGGCCTGTGGGTCGAGCGGAGCCGGCTCGCGCTGCTGCTGACCGGGGTGGGGCTGGCGGCGACGGCCACCGCGGCGGCGGGCCCGGTGGCGTTCGTGGCGCTGGTCTCCGCGCCGGTCGCCCGCCGCCTGGTACGCGACGGCGGGCCGGCCCTGGCGGCGTCGGCGCTGGTGGGTGCGCTGGTGACGCTGGTGTCCGACTTCGTCGCGGAACACGCCTTCACCCCCGTGGAGTTGCCGGTGGGCGTCGTCACGGGCGTGGTGGGCGGGCCGTACCTGCTGGTGCTGCTGGTGACGGCCAACCGGGCGGGTACGTCCGCGAGTCGCCGAGGAAGTCGACTTCTGAGGTGA
- a CDS encoding FecCD family ABC transporter permease, producing MVALVVLAALATAGVMMGSKPLSAHTVGDALFRFDPSDTEHLVIRSLRLPRTVVGLLAGAALGLAGAVMQGVARNALADPGVLGVNSGAALFVVAGINFFGVTSLSGYVWFGLAGAAVSAAVVYAVGSMGASGATPLKLVLAGTATTAVLTSATQAVLLLNVSAFDQFRFWQVGSLAGRDEAVAWQGAPFVVAGAVLALALGRSLNLLALGDDTARALGQRVVRVRLAAALAVVLLSGTATAMAGPIGFVGLAVPHVARMLTGADHRWLLPYSMVLAPVLVLLADLVGRLVIRPTEVQVGIVTAAIGAPVLIAMVRSRKGAAL from the coding sequence GTGGTGGCGCTCGTCGTCCTGGCGGCGCTGGCCACGGCCGGCGTGATGATGGGCAGCAAGCCGCTGTCCGCGCATACGGTCGGGGACGCCCTGTTCCGTTTCGACCCGTCCGACACCGAGCACTTGGTGATCCGCTCGTTACGGCTGCCGCGCACCGTCGTCGGGCTGCTGGCGGGGGCGGCGCTCGGGCTGGCGGGCGCGGTGATGCAGGGCGTCGCCCGCAACGCGCTGGCCGATCCCGGTGTGCTGGGCGTCAATTCGGGTGCGGCGCTCTTCGTGGTCGCCGGGATCAACTTCTTCGGGGTCACCTCGCTGTCGGGTTATGTGTGGTTCGGGCTGGCGGGCGCGGCCGTCTCCGCCGCGGTGGTGTACGCGGTGGGTTCGATGGGCGCGAGCGGGGCGACCCCGCTGAAGCTTGTCCTGGCCGGGACGGCGACGACCGCGGTCCTCACGTCGGCCACCCAGGCCGTACTGCTTCTGAATGTCAGCGCGTTCGACCAGTTCCGGTTCTGGCAGGTCGGGTCGCTGGCCGGGCGGGACGAGGCGGTGGCCTGGCAGGGGGCGCCGTTCGTGGTGGCCGGCGCGGTGCTGGCGCTGGCGCTGGGCCGGTCGCTCAACCTGCTGGCGCTGGGCGACGACACGGCCAGGGCGCTCGGACAGCGAGTGGTGCGCGTACGCCTGGCCGCGGCGCTCGCGGTGGTGCTGCTGAGCGGCACGGCGACCGCGATGGCCGGGCCGATCGGGTTCGTGGGGCTGGCGGTGCCGCATGTGGCTCGCATGCTGACCGGCGCCGATCACCGCTGGCTGCTGCCCTATTCGATGGTGCTGGCGCCGGTGCTGGTGCTGCTGGCGGACCTGGTGGGGCGGCTGGTGATCCGGCCGACCGAGGTGCAGGTGGGCATCGTGACGGCGGCGATCGGCGCGCCGGTCCTCATCGCCATGGTGCGCAGCCGGAAGGGGGCGGCGCTGTGA